The proteins below are encoded in one region of Festucalex cinctus isolate MCC-2025b chromosome 2, RoL_Fcin_1.0, whole genome shotgun sequence:
- the LOC144013597 gene encoding prostaglandin E synthase 3-like isoform X2, with amino-acid sequence MTARQDMYPASAKWYDRRDSVFIEFCVVDSKDVKVTFDKTKCVFSCVGGTDNVTHENKIELFDAIDQSESKHKRTDRSVLCYLRKAEPGKSWPRLTKEKAQRWLSVDFNNWKEWEDDSEEEMGNFDQFSDMVNNMGGGDFQPDLDGGDDESADSDDDEKMPDLE; translated from the exons ATGACAGCACGCCAAGACAT GTATCCCGCAAGTGCCAAGTGGTACGATAGGAGGGACTCTGTTTTTATAGAGTTCTGTGTAGTGGACAGCAAAGATGTAAAGGTCACTTTTGATAAAACTAAATGTGTTTTCAG TTGTGTTGGAGGAACTGACAATGTCacacatgaaaacaaaatagaacTCTTTGATGCCATCGATCAAAGT GAATCCAAACACAAACGCACAGATAGATCTGTGTTGTGCTACTTGCGGAAAGCAGAGCCGGGCAAGTCGTGGCCAAGGCTTACCAAAGAGAAGGCTCAG AGATGGCTCAGTGTTGACTTTAACAACTGGAAAGAGTGGGAGGATGACTCAGAGGAGGAGATGGGCAACTTTGATCAATTCTCAGAC ATGGTGAATAACATGGGAGGTGGCGATTTTCAACCTGATCTAGATGGTGGCGAT GATGAATCTGCAGACAGTGACGACGACGAAA AAATGCCAGATTTGGAATAG
- the LOC144013597 gene encoding prostaglandin E synthase 3-like isoform X1, with protein sequence MTARQDMYPASAKWYDRRDSVFIEFCVVDSKDVKVTFDKTKCVFSCVGGTDNVTHENKIELFDAIDQSESKHKRTDRSVLCYLRKAEPGKSWPRLTKEKAQQRWLSVDFNNWKEWEDDSEEEMGNFDQFSDMVNNMGGGDFQPDLDGGDDESADSDDDEKMPDLE encoded by the exons ATGACAGCACGCCAAGACAT GTATCCCGCAAGTGCCAAGTGGTACGATAGGAGGGACTCTGTTTTTATAGAGTTCTGTGTAGTGGACAGCAAAGATGTAAAGGTCACTTTTGATAAAACTAAATGTGTTTTCAG TTGTGTTGGAGGAACTGACAATGTCacacatgaaaacaaaatagaacTCTTTGATGCCATCGATCAAAGT GAATCCAAACACAAACGCACAGATAGATCTGTGTTGTGCTACTTGCGGAAAGCAGAGCCGGGCAAGTCGTGGCCAAGGCTTACCAAAGAGAAGGCTCAG CAGAGATGGCTCAGTGTTGACTTTAACAACTGGAAAGAGTGGGAGGATGACTCAGAGGAGGAGATGGGCAACTTTGATCAATTCTCAGAC ATGGTGAATAACATGGGAGGTGGCGATTTTCAACCTGATCTAGATGGTGGCGAT GATGAATCTGCAGACAGTGACGACGACGAAA AAATGCCAGATTTGGAATAG